Proteins found in one Paralichthys olivaceus isolate ysfri-2021 chromosome 19, ASM2471397v2, whole genome shotgun sequence genomic segment:
- the LOC109636139 gene encoding akirin-2-like, whose product MACGATLKRSLDFDPLMSPASPKRRRCAAVMSPVSSPQKYLRMEPSPFGEVSSRLTTEQILHNIKQEYKRLQKRRHLDSAFQQQVEGCCPLDVQNIHSGSALPGTSSGASSPTRKEQPLFSLRQVGMICERLLKEREDKIREEFDELLTTKLAEQYDAFVKFTHDQLMRRFGEQPASYVS is encoded by the exons ATGGCGTGCGGAGCGACGCTGAAAAGGAGCCTGGACTTTGACCCGCTCATGAGCCCGGCGTCCCCCAAGAGGAGGCGATGCGCCGCGGTCATGTCTCCGGTGTCCTCGCCGCAGAAGTACCTCCGGATGGAGCCCTCACCGTTCGGGGAAGTGTCGTCCAGACTCACCACAG aGCAAATTCTACACAACATCAAACAAGAATACAAGCGGCTGCAGAAGCGGCGACACCTCGACAGTGCTTtccagcagcaggtggaggGCTGCTGTCCCCTGGACGTGCAGAACATTCACAGTGGATCTGCACTACCAG GTACGTCCTCAGGTGCCTCGTCTCCCACCAGGAAAGAGCAGCCTTTGTTTTCCCTCAGACAGGTTGGAATGATCTGTGAGAGACTACTGAAAGAGCGAGAGGACAAAATCCGCGAGGAGTTTGACGAGTTACTTACGACAAAGCTCGCCG AGCAATATGATGCCTTCGTTAAATTCACACACGACCAACTGATGAGAAGATTCGGAGAACAGCCTGCAAGCT ATGTATCCTGA